The following coding sequences lie in one Fusarium poae strain DAOMC 252244 chromosome 1, whole genome shotgun sequence genomic window:
- a CDS encoding hypothetical protein (BUSCO:45202at5125), producing MAQTSSPIPIHGYGHGHAKITKSRSRPAVKPILKKLQSHHSHSEKNSLDLDRGWDEQGQFGYSSYNVDGDDSSYTAGASALPTPAGRARDVSFSVSATELSTGGKRSTKYSHARSTSGTSHASHASVATSTSGGRNGSFVHPFQQTPRTSTPPLSYANSLASLDNTNGPRDCSPTITENEDDVDFESANFQSSTRAYPLQHSAPHPRRPSLASQRTSSLSDVNQPVRITAHGRTSSGISSRKPHSIVTRSRSDLHLNTGSTTAIDSASSASPPSGSWVSPQMIAASTSSNAMSPLRSSLDMSGFRIRSRSEVDTATRQENVREARRKFEEKEKAKEEKYAREKIRKQERAESREAHRFNKNGRKSSFATSRMSCDRVSTSIDLRPSISRKTTGNGNGNGVGLGLTDENEKVEFAASSYDTAHRGTTPGSRADDVHFQSTHRANTAKRKTTSAWTAFVLWLRTRLLKLGRR from the coding sequence ATGGCGCAAACCAGCAGTCCGATACCGATCCACGGTTACGGACATGGACACGCAAAAATAACAAAATCACGAAGCCGACCAGCCGTAAAGCCCATCCTCAAGAAACTGCAGTCGCATCATTCGCATTCAGAAAAGAATTCTCTCGATTTGGATCGCGGTTGGGACGAACAGGGCCAATTTGGTTATTCCTCGTATAATGTCGATGGCGACGACTCGTCTTACACGGCAGGTGCCTCAGCACTGCCAACACCTGCCGGTAGAGCCCGCGATGTTAGCTTTTCTGTATCGGCCACTGAACTCAGTACCGGAGGCAAGCGCTCAACCAAATATTCCCATGCTCGTTCAACAAGCGGCACTTCCCACGCTTCCCACGCTTCTGTAGCTACTTCTACCAGTGGCGGCCGAAACGGATCATTTGTCCATCCTTTTCAACAAACACCACGAACCTCGACGCCTCCTCTCTCATACGCCAACTCCCTCGCCTCGCTTGACAACACCAACGGCCCTCGCGATTGCTCACCTACAATTACCGAGAACGAAGACGACGTCGATTTTGAGTCTGCAAACTTTCAATCTTCGACTCGTGCATATCCTCTACAGCACTCAGCACCTCACCCCCGCCGCCCTTCACTTGCAAGTCAGCGCACCAGCTCGCTATCTGACGTGAACCAGCCTGTGCGCATCACTGCACACGGCCGTACTTCCTCTGGAATTTCTTCAAGAAAACCCCACAGTATTGTAACTCGCAGCCGTTCCGACCTGCACCTTAACACAGGTTCTACAACGGCAATCGATTCTGCATCGAGTGCCAGCCCACCATCTGGCTCTTGGGTTTCCCCACAGATGATTGCTGCATCTACTTCTTCAAATGCTATGTCCCCTCTCCGCAGCTCTCTCGACATGAGTGGTTTCCGTATTCGCTCGCGCAGCGAGGTAGACACTGCTACACGCCAGGAGAATGTTCGTGAAGCTCGCCGCAAGTTTGAGGAAAaggagaaggccaaggaagagaagtATGCTCGTGAAAAGATTCGCAAGCAAGAGCGCGCAGAGAGTCGCGAAGCTCACCGCTTCAACAAGAATGGCCGCAAGAGCAGTTTTGCAACATCTCGTATGTCGTGCGATCGAGTGTCCACTAGCATTGACCTCCGACCCAGCATCTCCCGCAAAACCACAGGCAATGGCAACGGTAACGGCGTTGGTTTGGGTCTTACCGATGAGAACGAAAAGGTCGAGTTCGCTGCGTCGAGCTACGATACTGCGCACAGAGGCACGACGCCTGGCTCCCGAGCTGACGATGTTCACTTTCAGTCAACTCACCGAGCCAACACTGCCAAGCGAAAAACCACCAGTGCCTGGACTGCCTTTGTTTTGTGGTTGAGAACGCGACTGCTCAAGCTTGGTCGACGATAG
- a CDS encoding hypothetical protein (TransMembrane:1 (i98-118o)) — protein sequence MASLQLRAQRAALQNLRTPTTASCRTSRLPTALTRAYATEIEPGKQSKPAARQSNETKVGRSFQGQVMGSIGARLRREKEQRAQYEEWRNLTDPTRNWMMTFVFLSGVGISYWLGTYWPREPEPLSTLPLGKTTAPKHNTKLENMQAAWADFVKIVGQDNVSTAENDIEHHATSNWSSHQAGPEDRSFCVVYPSTTEEVSEIMKVCHRRRIPVTGYSGGTSLEGHFTPTRKGVSIDFGRMNKIINLHKEDLDVVVQPAMGWEALNDHLGQEGLFFPPDPGPGAMIGGMIGTGCSGTNAYRYGTMREWVLSLTVVLADGTIIKTRQRPRKSSAGYDLTKLFIGSEGTLGLVTEATLKVTVKPESTSVAVCSFPSIRHAADCVSKVVGQGVPVAAVEILDDNQMKCINDAGMTSKAWAEAATLFFKFAGTPAGVKEQIAQVQGLAKKAGSKTFEFAKNQEEQDELWSARKEALWSTMAVKKPGDHVWTGDVAVPMSKLPDLIEATKEDMAKSGLFASIVGHVGDGNFHTILLYNDSERPKAEAVVHRMVKKAVEMEGTVTGEHGVGLVKRDYLPHELGETTVDAMRLIKKAYDPLCLLNCDKVVRVERPKKGEVSEW from the exons ATGGCCTCTCTTCAATTGCGCGCCCAGCGTGCTGCCCTCCAGAACTTGCGAACACCTACCACAGCCAGCTGCAGAACCTCAAGGTTACCTACGGCTCTGACCCGCGCCTACGCTACCGAGATCGAACCGGGAAAGCAGAGCAAACCCGCCGCCCGGCAGAGCAATGAGACCAAGGTGGGCAGGTCGTTCCAGGGCCAGGTCATGGGCAGTATTGGAGCTCGATTAAGACGTGAGAAGGAGCAGCGAGCACAATATGAGGAGTGGCGTAACCTAACAGATCCTACACGGAACTGGATGATGACTTTTG TCTTCCTCTCTGGTGTTGGAATCTCATACTGGCTTGGTACTTATTGGCCAAGAGAGCCTGAGCCCTTATCGACACTCCCTCTCGGCAAGACCACAGCACCCAAGCACAACACGAAACTCGAGAATATGCAGGCCGCCTGGGCCGACTTTGTCAAGATTGTTGGCCAGGATAATgtcagcaccgccgagaacGATATCGAACACCACGCTACCTCGAACTGGTCCTCGCACCAAGCTGGACCCGAAGATCGATCCTTTTGCGTTGTCTACCCTTCAACTACAGAAGAAGTGTCCGAGATCATGAAGGTCTGCCACAGACGTAGGATTCCCGTTACTGGTTACAGTGGCGGTACCAGTCTCGAGGGCCACTTTACTCCCACCCGCAAGGGTGTCTCCATCGATTTTGGCCGTATGAACAAGATCATCAATCTTCACAAGGAGGATCTCGATGTTGTTGTCCAGCCCGCCATGGGCTGGGAGGCTCTGAATGATCACCTTGGCCAGGAGGGTCTCTTCTTCCCTCCTGACCCTGGTCCTGGTGCCATGATTGGAGGCATGATCGGAACCGGATGCAGCGGTACTAACGCCTACCGCTACGGTACCATGCGTGAGTGGGTTCTCAGCTTGACAGTTGTCCTCGCTGATGGCACAATCATCAAGACCCGGCAACGACCTCGCAAGAGTTCTGCTGGCTACGACCTTACCAAGCTCTTCATCGGCTCTGAGGGCACCCTTGGTCTTGTCACCGAGGCTACTCTCAAGGTCACTGTCAAGCCCGAGTCTACCAGTGTCGCTGTCTGCAGTTTCCCCTCGATCCGCCACGCCGCTGATTGCGTGAGCAAGGTTGTTGGTCAAGGCGTTCCTGTCGCGGCCGTCGAGATCCTCGACGATAACCAAATGAAGTGCATCAACGACGCAGGCATGACGTCGAAAGCTTGGGCTGAGGCGGCAACGCTCTTCTTCAAATTCGCCGGTACTCCCGCCGGTGTCAAGGAGCAGATTGCTCAGGTGCAAGGCCTTGCCAAGAAGGCCGGTAGCAAGACTTTTGAATTTGCAAAGAACCAAGAGGAACAAGACGAGCTATGGAGTGCACGAAAGGAGGCTCTTTGGAGTACCATGGCTGTCAAGAAGCCTGGTGACCACGTATGGACCGGTGACGTTGCCGTGCCTATGAGTAAGTTGCCCGATCTAATCGAGGCAACCAAGGAGGATATGGCCAAGAGTGGCCTGTTTGCCTCTATCGTGGGACACGTCGGTGATGGCAACTTCCACACTATCCTACTGTACAACGACTCTGAGCGACCAAAGGCTGAGGCTGTGGTGCATCGCATGGTCAAGAAGGCTGTTGAGATGGAGGGTACTGTGACGGGTGAGCACGGCGTTGGTCTTGTCAAGCGGGACTATCTCCCTCATGAGCTTGGCGAGACCACGGTTGATGCTATGCGACTG atcaagaaggcttacgACCCCCTATGTCTGCTTAACTGCGACAAGGTTGTGCGTGTTGAAAGGCCCAAGAAGGGAGAGGTTTCAGAGTGGTGA
- a CDS encoding hypothetical protein (BUSCO:20576at5125): MSLFTAQLHPGRALGFLVLGATLHDVLTRLKAEPQRFPKIELLYSPDRPVTEPVGVSLPANGVRLRFDGPEQRLRLIEVTDFTKNHITFKERDLVKPASTGSPVPGDSTSGPTFRHIYHKLLGPTYAGEFIPPPNAHDNGIYVLSYPGVAFNFSLNPSEYSAEKDVVSTFASASSQVATSMAVFSGDSWADARPNLWTEILPSIKSTTVIPRGKDVYPDEISLVRLYGGGKIQMFRKWTSNSFIITLGETTPQDLLMELGPPNAIYRKNDQKMVIHKMRAASNTKARPEAVDIGRPEDLTDTDQSSLHDGSDASDNEEAVDDHVGLDTNGECFYNYFYLGFDILVSTRVPPSQAPPGNRPNEAEGIISHSPDRLVATKLVLHGNIPGSYEFNRHRRCRWEIAYLDSFIDDANGPTDSETPFPRIEDRMNAIWASAFPRNDSQQRQRGMVLNRGWGDSPGSSCEFLGGWEESGAKRAEANGDSTTTLYGFPGMVFEVLKNGHVNTVTVF; the protein is encoded by the exons ATGTCCCTCTTTACCGCTCAACTTCATCCTGGCCGAGCACTGGGCTTTCTAG TCCTCGGCGCAACCCTGCACGATGTCCTCACCCGTCTCAAAGCCGAACCCCAGCGCTTCCCAAAGATCGAGCTCTTATACTCCCCCGACCGACCCGTTACCGAACCCGTCGGAGTCAGTCTCCCCGCGAATGGCGTTCGGCTAAGGTTTGACGGTCCCGAGCAACGGCTGCGGCTTATCGAAGTTACCGACTTTACCAAGAATCACATCACGTTCAAGGAGAGAGACCTTGTCAAGCCGGCATCTACAGGATCGCCTGTGCCAGGTGACTCGACATCAGGACCAACATTCAGGCACATATACCACAAGTTACTTGGACCAACATATGCAGGAGAGTTCATTCCGCCACCCAATGCTCATGACAACGGCATATACGTCCTATCGTATCCTGGAGTTGCCTTCAACTTCTCACTAAACCCTTCTGAATACTCCGCCGAGAAGGATGTAGTGTCCACTTTCGCATCGGCTTCTAGCCAAGTCGCAACATCCATGGCTGTATTCAGTGGTGACTCGTGGGCCGATGCCCGGCCGAACCTCTGGACAGAAATACTGCCTAGTATTAAGTCTACTACTGTGATACCTCGTGGCAAAGACGTGTACCCTGACGAGATCTCGCTTGTTCGGCTGTATGGTGGTGGAAAGATACAAATGTTCAGGAAGTGGACAAGCAACTCCTTTATCATCACTCTTGGCGAAACGACACCTCAAGATCTACTCATGGAATTAGGCCCCCCGAATGCTATATATCGCAAGAACGATCAGAAGATGGTCATCCATAAAATGCGCGCCGCAAGCAATACCAAAGCTCGACCAGAAGCCGTAGATATTGGCCGACCAGAGGATTTAACTGATACAGATCAGTCTTCTCTGCACGATGGATCTGATGCATCTGATAATGAAGAAGCTGTCGATGACCATGTCGGCCTTGACACAAATGGCGAATGCTTCTACAATTACTTCTACCTCGGGTTTGACATCTTAGTATCCACCCGCGTACCCCCTTCTCAGGCTCCTCCCGGAAACAGACCAAACGAAGCGGAGGGTATCATATCACACTCTCCCGATCGACTAGTAGCCACAAAGCTAGTACTGCATGGCAACATACCCGGTTCGTATGAGTTTAACCGACACCGACGTTGTCGCTGGGAGATCGCATACTTGGACTCCTTTATAGACGATGCCAATGGGCCAACAGATTCAGAAACACCCTTCCCACGGATCGAGGATCGCATGAACGCGATATGGGCGTCCGCATTTCCTCGCAACGACTCGCAACAAAGACAACGCGGCATGGTCCTTAATCGTGGCTGGGGTGATAGTCCGGGTAGCAGCTGCGAGTTCCTCGGAGGATGGGAGGAGAGCGGTGCAAAGCGCGCCGAAGCGAATGGCGACTCTACGACAACTTTGTATGGATTCCCAGGAATGGTGTTTGAGGTTTTGAAGAATGGCCATGTCAATACTGTTACAGTATTTTGA